A window of the Thermodesulfobacteriota bacterium genome harbors these coding sequences:
- a CDS encoding ABC transporter substrate-binding protein yields MKRLLVVFLAILLLFSFGMTASAKTLKLAMDADPKTMDIQEQLSGGMLQFSHWVFDPLVRWTQDGKFEPRLATKWERINDLTMRFYLRKGVKFHSGNPFNAKDVVFTMKRFRKSADFKGLFEPFGETKIVDNYTIDITTKKPYALLLNMATYIFPLDSKFYTGTDDQGKPKDAILKVGYTFAKTTLPSGTGAFKCTFREHGVKLVMERNPDYWDTQSPGNVDKIIFTPIKEEATRVAALLAGDVDFISPVPPQDFKRIKKDKKVDLLTYTGGRIITVQMNQKRLEPLRNKKVRQAIVHAVNNAGICKKIMKGTATVAGQMSPKGYFGYRESLVPRYDLRKAKKLMKEAGYPKGFKATMIAPNNRYVNDEKIAEAFCAMLAKIKIDVSLKAMPKAQYWDEFDRQPADFQMIGWHSDTEDSGNFYEFLAMCPNKETGYGQYNSGNYCNPAVDVLTLKCQSETNLEKRSQMLQEIEQILYDDASFVPFHWQNHSYGVKKGVKAGPIINTLNFPYLGDLVIE; encoded by the coding sequence ATGAAAAGATTATTGGTAGTGTTTTTAGCAATTTTGTTGCTTTTTTCTTTTGGCATGACGGCAAGTGCAAAAACTTTGAAGCTTGCCATGGACGCGGATCCGAAAACCATGGATATCCAGGAACAGTTATCCGGTGGCATGCTGCAGTTTTCGCATTGGGTGTTTGATCCCTTGGTACGCTGGACCCAGGACGGGAAATTTGAACCGCGTCTGGCAACCAAATGGGAGCGGATCAATGATCTGACCATGCGCTTTTATCTTCGCAAAGGGGTAAAGTTTCACAGTGGAAATCCGTTTAACGCCAAAGACGTCGTATTTACCATGAAGCGTTTTAGAAAGAGTGCGGACTTCAAGGGACTTTTCGAGCCTTTCGGAGAAACCAAGATTGTAGATAATTATACCATTGATATTACAACCAAAAAACCTTACGCGCTGCTTTTAAATATGGCCACCTATATTTTCCCGTTGGACAGCAAATTTTATACCGGTACGGATGACCAGGGAAAGCCCAAAGACGCTATCCTGAAAGTCGGGTATACCTTTGCCAAAACAACCCTTCCCAGTGGAACCGGTGCGTTCAAATGTACCTTCCGTGAGCATGGGGTAAAACTGGTCATGGAAAGAAACCCTGACTACTGGGACACCCAATCACCGGGAAATGTGGATAAAATTATTTTCACCCCCATCAAAGAGGAAGCGACCCGGGTGGCGGCCCTTCTTGCCGGAGATGTCGATTTTATTTCTCCTGTCCCGCCGCAAGATTTTAAACGGATTAAAAAGGATAAAAAAGTCGATTTGCTTACCTACACCGGCGGCAGGATCATCACGGTGCAGATGAATCAGAAACGTCTGGAACCGCTCAGAAACAAAAAGGTGCGCCAGGCTATTGTACATGCGGTGAACAACGCGGGTATTTGCAAGAAAATCATGAAAGGGACCGCCACAGTGGCCGGTCAGATGAGCCCCAAAGGCTATTTCGGATACAGGGAATCACTAGTTCCCAGATATGACCTGAGAAAAGCCAAAAAACTGATGAAGGAAGCCGGTTACCCGAAAGGTTTTAAGGCAACCATGATCGCGCCCAACAACCGTTATGTGAACGACGAAAAAATCGCCGAAGCATTCTGCGCCATGCTGGCCAAAATAAAAATTGATGTCAGTTTAAAGGCCATGCCAAAAGCGCAGTACTGGGATGAGTTTGACCGGCAGCCTGCGGATTTCCAGATGATCGGATGGCATTCCGATACCGAGGACTCCGGTAATTTTTATGAGTTCCTGGCCATGTGCCCCAACAAGGAAACCGGTTACGGACAGTACAACAGCGGAAACTACTGCAATCCCGCAGTTGATGTGTTGACACTGAAATGCCAGTCAGAAACCAACCTGGAAAAGAGATCACAGATGCTTCAGGAAATTGAGCAGATTTTGTATGATGATGCGTCTTTTGTACCTTTTCACTGGCAGAACCACTCCTATGGAGTTAAAAAAGGGGTGAAAGCCGGACCGATTATCAACACCTTGAATTTTCCGTACCTGGGAGACCTGGTAATAGAATAA
- a CDS encoding ABC transporter permease — MFAFIIRRIIQAVIVMLVISFIGFSVQHNLGDPVRDMVGERVSVAEREALRDKLGLNDPFFTQYFRFVKNACQGDLGISYFHNKPTVEVILRKAPATLELVFVTSAIILLITFPVGVYSALYPKSWFSRFAMGASTIGVAVPVFLTAIVLIYIFGVELQWLPAFGRGDTVNVWGWETGLLTKDGLLHLILPSFSLASIMLPLYIRLIRSEMMEVLETEYIKFAWAKGLNRYRVWLLHAFKNTLLPVVTVFGVEIGILFAFTLLTETVFQWQGMGFMFLEAVERADTALIVAYLVIIGLMFVVINTIVDVIYGFVNPMVRIAGTK; from the coding sequence ATGTTTGCATTTATTATTCGACGGATCATCCAGGCCGTTATTGTGATGCTGGTGATTAGTTTCATTGGTTTTTCCGTCCAGCATAATCTTGGCGATCCGGTCAGGGATATGGTTGGGGAACGGGTATCGGTAGCCGAACGTGAAGCATTAAGGGACAAACTCGGTCTAAACGATCCTTTCTTCACGCAGTACTTCCGGTTTGTAAAAAACGCCTGTCAGGGAGATCTGGGAATTTCATATTTTCATAACAAACCCACCGTGGAAGTCATTCTCAGAAAAGCCCCGGCAACCCTTGAGCTTGTTTTTGTTACATCCGCCATCATTCTACTAATCACTTTCCCAGTGGGTGTATATTCGGCGCTTTATCCCAAAAGCTGGTTTTCCAGGTTTGCCATGGGGGCGAGTACCATTGGAGTTGCGGTACCGGTGTTCCTAACGGCAATTGTCTTGATTTATATCTTTGGCGTAGAGCTTCAGTGGCTTCCTGCCTTTGGTCGAGGAGATACGGTTAATGTCTGGGGCTGGGAAACAGGACTGTTAACCAAGGACGGCTTACTCCATCTCATCCTGCCAAGTTTTTCCTTGGCGTCCATCATGCTTCCTTTATATATCCGTCTGATTCGCAGTGAAATGATGGAAGTGCTTGAAACAGAATATATCAAATTTGCCTGGGCCAAAGGATTGAACCGTTACCGGGTGTGGCTGCTACATGCTTTCAAGAATACCCTTCTTCCGGTGGTGACGGTTTTTGGTGTTGAAATCGGAATCCTGTTCGCTTTTACCCTGCTGACGGAAACGGTTTTTCAATGGCAGGGGATGGGATTTATGTTTCTTGAAGCGGTTGAGCGGGCGGACACCGCCCTCATCGTTGCATACCTGGTGATTATCGGTTTGATGTTCGTGGTAATCAATACAATTGTGGATGTGATATACGGATTTGTAAATCCAATGGTCAGAATAGCAGGAACAAAATGA
- a CDS encoding SagB/ThcOx family dehydrogenase codes for MGKNRAMQAAIRYHTETKHHLNRYARSAGAMDWQNQPDPFRSYSDLVLIPLPLIDRNSDNSYGGLYRPDSLKSSTIDKSTVGRFLELCLGLSAWKSIGSERWSLRMNPSSGNLHPTEAHLILPDMIGIPAGVYHYNVLRHALECRATLPATLTEKIQTYLGPPGFGFGLTSIFWREAWKYGERAYRYCNLDVGHALAAARFAANLLGWKITCLADLSDVEVETIMGLDRVDWPSNEKEHPDLLCWVHPAGTAIQSRSLPEDLVNDFTLQSFSGRPNRLSRSTVRWEIIYETATMLEKPATRDVPRPVRDRAFLDQSESALPAESIIRKRRSATAFRPEARLRKDQFFSMLDRTLPRSGTAPFDLDFYAPAVNLFIFIHQVIGLEPGMYFLERTSGDLEPLRSLCRPDFLWTPIHKVLPLYLLQQGDFRAEAITISCHQEIAGLSAFSLGMVSRFKATIAKAAYRYRQLFWECGMIGQVLYLEAESHGVRGTGIGCFFDDEVHRLFGLRTDEYQSLYHFTVGVPVLDQRLETHPPYFHLDRKDSLKAGSGESIPSK; via the coding sequence ATGGGAAAAAACAGGGCAATGCAGGCGGCCATCCGCTACCATACGGAGACCAAACATCATTTAAACCGGTATGCTCGCTCGGCTGGTGCTATGGACTGGCAGAACCAGCCCGACCCTTTTCGCAGCTATTCCGATCTGGTGCTGATCCCGCTGCCTCTGATAGACCGCAATTCAGACAACAGTTATGGTGGATTGTACAGGCCTGATAGCCTTAAATCCAGCACAATCGATAAGTCGACTGTCGGCCGATTTCTAGAGCTCTGTCTGGGGTTGTCGGCCTGGAAATCGATTGGGAGTGAACGCTGGTCCCTTCGTATGAATCCGTCCAGCGGCAACCTCCATCCCACCGAAGCCCATTTGATCCTGCCGGATATGATCGGAATTCCGGCGGGTGTGTATCACTACAATGTGCTGCGTCATGCCCTGGAATGCCGGGCGACATTGCCGGCGACGCTCACAGAAAAGATACAGACCTATCTGGGGCCACCAGGATTCGGCTTTGGCCTGACCAGCATTTTTTGGCGGGAGGCATGGAAATACGGTGAAAGGGCCTACCGTTACTGCAACCTGGATGTCGGGCATGCCCTGGCCGCAGCTAGATTTGCCGCCAACCTGCTCGGTTGGAAGATCACCTGCCTGGCGGACCTTTCCGACGTTGAGGTAGAAACCATAATGGGTCTGGACCGAGTGGACTGGCCGTCCAATGAAAAGGAACATCCCGACCTTTTGTGCTGGGTCCATCCGGCCGGTACCGCTATCCAATCCCGAAGCCTGCCGGAGGATTTGGTGAACGATTTCACCCTTCAGTCATTTTCCGGCAGGCCCAATCGTCTCAGCCGTTCGACGGTTCGCTGGGAAATCATATATGAAACAGCCACTATGCTAGAAAAACCAGCCACCAGGGATGTGCCTCGACCTGTGCGTGACAGGGCGTTCCTGGATCAATCCGAATCAGCTTTGCCAGCGGAAAGTATCATTCGAAAACGCAGGAGTGCGACGGCCTTTCGACCGGAAGCACGGCTTCGTAAGGATCAATTTTTCAGCATGTTGGACAGGACCCTGCCTCGCAGCGGAACTGCTCCTTTTGATCTGGATTTTTATGCTCCGGCTGTCAACCTGTTTATTTTTATTCATCAGGTCATCGGTCTTGAACCCGGAATGTATTTTCTGGAACGAACCAGCGGTGATTTGGAGCCTCTTCGGAGTCTTTGCCGACCTGATTTTCTATGGACACCGATACATAAGGTGTTACCACTGTATCTGTTGCAACAGGGAGACTTTCGGGCAGAGGCCATTACTATAAGTTGCCATCAGGAAATTGCCGGGCTGAGCGCCTTTTCTTTAGGGATGGTATCCCGTTTTAAAGCGACGATTGCCAAGGCGGCTTACCGGTATCGACAGCTTTTTTGGGAATGTGGTATGATCGGACAGGTCCTTTATCTGGAAGCTGAGAGTCACGGCGTTCGCGGCACCGGTATCGGCTGCTTTTTCGACGACGAGGTACATCGTCTGTTCGGATTGCGGACTGATGAGTACCAGAGCCTTTATCATTTCACCGTAGGGGTGCCGGTATTGGATCAGCGCCTGGAAACTCATCCGCCCTATTTTCACCTGGACCGAAAGGATTCCCTGAAGGCGGGTAGCGGTGAATCGATACCATCAAAGTAA
- a CDS encoding ABC transporter ATP-binding protein: MGHLLQVTDLEVKFALRFGDLTAIDGISFTLDKKEKLGLVGESGAGKSVTGFSIINLISKPGYISGGSVMLEGQKLNDLTDEEMRKIRGDKISMIFQDPMMTLNPVLTICTQMTETVHAHRNVTKNEAIDIALDKLKKVYIPSPEKRLFQYPHECSGGMRQRIVVAIALLTNPALIIADEPTTALDVTIQAGITDLLSELCETEDMGLILITHDLAVVSQVTEKIAVMYAGKIIETGLTEDIIKNPRHPYTKGLIGSLPGGQKTGKRLTQIRGMMPTLTDIPKGCAFHPRCDLAEQICRETTPLLKSVDGEKRLVACHMAGV, from the coding sequence ATGGGTCATTTATTGCAAGTCACAGATTTGGAAGTTAAATTTGCCTTGAGATTTGGTGATCTTACCGCCATTGACGGTATCAGCTTTACTCTGGACAAGAAAGAGAAGCTAGGTCTTGTGGGAGAAAGCGGCGCGGGCAAGTCGGTCACCGGCTTTTCAATTATCAATCTGATCAGCAAACCTGGGTATATATCCGGTGGTTCGGTGATGCTGGAAGGGCAGAAATTAAATGATCTGACAGATGAAGAGATGCGTAAAATACGGGGCGATAAAATCAGTATGATTTTTCAGGATCCCATGATGACATTAAATCCCGTATTGACCATCTGTACCCAGATGACGGAAACCGTCCATGCCCATCGCAATGTCACTAAAAATGAAGCCATTGATATTGCGTTGGATAAATTAAAAAAGGTATATATCCCTTCCCCGGAAAAACGATTGTTTCAATATCCCCATGAATGTTCCGGCGGAATGAGACAGCGAATCGTTGTGGCCATCGCACTGTTGACAAATCCGGCATTGATTATCGCTGATGAACCCACCACCGCGCTGGACGTAACCATTCAGGCAGGGATTACGGATCTTTTGTCCGAATTGTGTGAAACAGAGGATATGGGGTTGATACTTATTACCCACGATCTGGCGGTTGTTTCGCAGGTTACTGAAAAAATTGCGGTCATGTACGCAGGTAAGATCATTGAAACCGGTCTAACAGAGGATATTATCAAAAATCCCAGACATCCTTATACCAAGGGACTCATAGGCTCTTTGCCGGGAGGGCAGAAAACGGGAAAACGCCTGACGCAAATACGGGGCATGATGCCGACACTGACCGATATTCCAAAAGGATGTGCGTTCCATCCCAGGTGTGATCTTGCGGAACAGATCTGCCGTGAAACCACACCTTTGCTTAAGAGTGTGGATGGTGAAAAGCGTTTGGTTGCCTGCCATATGGCAGGTGTTTAA
- a CDS encoding rhodanese-like domain-containing protein gives MESVDFENLTPEMLKRFIDRHTESSYRLIDVRQPDEYEVAHIPGARLMPLPQLEGRLYELPEDQDLIFYCRSGARSAYAAALAIEGEVTRKTVAHLKGGMLAWNGKTLTDFPRVEVFDAAADLPTLLLTAIGLEKGAFRFYTSFLEGVAPEALRPTLVTLSKAEEIHARMVYSHLAEADGKTAPFETLYAGLKGDILEGGQTFDELANRFSNMSGDLCLNIIEIALSIELAAFDLYRVMAERTTAPPARSTFLDIAQAEKGHMRMLSRAVEHCRRID, from the coding sequence ATGGAATCCGTCGATTTTGAAAATTTGACTCCTGAGATGCTCAAGCGCTTTATCGACAGGCACACCGAATCGAGCTATCGGCTGATAGATGTTCGTCAGCCGGACGAATATGAAGTAGCCCACATTCCCGGAGCCCGGCTGATGCCTCTGCCACAACTGGAAGGACGCCTCTATGAACTTCCTGAAGATCAGGACTTGATTTTTTACTGCCGTAGTGGCGCCCGGTCCGCTTATGCTGCCGCTCTGGCCATTGAGGGGGAAGTGACCCGTAAAACGGTGGCCCACCTGAAAGGCGGTATGCTGGCATGGAACGGGAAAACCCTGACCGATTTTCCCCGGGTGGAAGTGTTTGATGCTGCGGCGGATCTTCCGACTCTTCTATTAACGGCCATCGGCCTTGAAAAGGGTGCCTTCCGGTTTTATACCTCTTTTCTGGAAGGTGTTGCCCCGGAGGCCCTGAGGCCCACGCTTGTCACGCTTTCAAAGGCCGAAGAAATTCATGCCCGCATGGTATACAGCCACCTGGCCGAGGCCGATGGAAAAACAGCGCCATTTGAAACTCTATATGCCGGCCTGAAAGGGGATATCCTCGAAGGCGGCCAAACCTTTGATGAACTGGCGAACCGTTTTTCCAACATGTCCGGAGATCTGTGCCTCAACATCATTGAAATCGCGCTATCGATCGAGTTGGCCGCCTTTGACCTTTACCGGGTTATGGCAGAACGGACGACAGCCCCGCCGGCAAGAAGCACTTTTCTGGATATTGCCCAGGCGGAAAAAGGCCATATGCGTATGCTGAGCCGTGCGGTCGAACACTGCCGAAGGATCGACTGA
- a CDS encoding flavin reductase family protein → MNKISIDNGAAFLYPMPMVLVGSVIKDKANFMAVGWASRVNFKPPLFAVALGPHHTNKGIDQNKGFSINIPNVSLMLKTDYCGLVSGSKTDKSKLFNVFYGELDKVPLIEECPVCMSCSVYDTVKLPFNTLYIGEPKEVFTEEKYMTDNKLDIKKINPFTLTMPDNQYWSVGEKMGKAWSIGKKLKKK, encoded by the coding sequence ATGAATAAAATCAGCATCGATAATGGTGCCGCATTTTTATACCCAATGCCAATGGTACTGGTGGGATCTGTTATCAAGGACAAAGCAAATTTTATGGCGGTGGGTTGGGCCTCAAGAGTGAATTTCAAACCACCTTTATTTGCGGTGGCACTGGGGCCTCATCACACCAATAAAGGCATTGACCAAAACAAAGGATTCAGCATTAACATTCCGAATGTATCCCTTATGCTGAAAACGGATTATTGCGGATTGGTTTCAGGCAGCAAAACCGATAAATCCAAACTTTTTAATGTGTTTTATGGAGAGTTAGATAAGGTCCCATTAATTGAAGAATGCCCGGTTTGTATGTCATGCTCGGTATATGATACGGTGAAACTACCGTTCAATACGCTTTACATCGGTGAGCCGAAAGAAGTTTTTACCGAAGAAAAATATATGACCGACAATAAGCTGGATATAAAAAAAATAAATCCTTTCACCCTAACCATGCCTGACAATCAATATTGGTCTGTGGGCGAAAAAATGGGGAAAGCATGGAGTATAGGTAAAAAATTAAAGAAAAAGTGA
- a CDS encoding YihY/virulence factor BrkB family protein produces MVFKIFSFIKTDIWRIRLKDLPFIKALIIRLLRTFLLTIRKFHQDKCLLRASALTFYSLLSIGPVAALALGIAKGFGLETLLEKQLFNKFPGQEQVLIQIIDYAGRLIENTKGGMIAGFGVVVLFWSVLKVLGHIERSFNDIWGIRKSRALKRKISNYLAFMLITPILVLMSSSLPVFLTTQIAAITEKIDLIKIFSPFIFSSLKLLPYFLLWTLFTFIYVLMPNTKVKFRSGLLAGMVAGTIYQLAQVGYIYLQVAIAKNNPVYASLVALPLLLIWLQASWAIILIGAEVSFAHQNVEMYEFEPDYLNISPHFKKLLSLQIAHLLINKFARGDNPSTAAQISQTLEIPIRMVHRILDELVACKIISDMKTGEYEEFTYQPALDINLLTIKYIIDALDQRGVSHIPVAHTKELKALSEALRELADAIDHSPANRLLKDI; encoded by the coding sequence ATGGTTTTTAAAATTTTCAGTTTTATTAAAACCGATATCTGGAGGATTCGACTCAAAGACCTTCCTTTTATAAAAGCCTTGATTATCAGGCTGCTGCGGACTTTCCTGCTGACCATACGGAAATTTCATCAAGATAAATGTCTGCTGAGAGCCTCCGCTTTGACCTTTTACTCTCTTCTTTCCATAGGCCCTGTGGCTGCACTGGCCCTAGGGATAGCCAAAGGCTTCGGATTAGAAACCCTGTTGGAAAAACAGCTCTTTAATAAATTTCCCGGACAGGAACAGGTGCTGATACAGATTATTGACTATGCGGGAAGGCTGATTGAAAACACCAAAGGCGGCATGATTGCCGGTTTTGGTGTGGTGGTTTTGTTTTGGTCTGTTCTCAAGGTGCTGGGGCATATTGAACGATCATTTAATGATATCTGGGGAATAAGAAAGTCCCGCGCTTTAAAAAGAAAAATTAGCAATTATCTTGCATTTATGCTTATCACCCCGATTCTGGTGTTGATGTCCAGCAGCCTCCCTGTTTTCCTCACCACCCAGATCGCTGCGATCACTGAAAAAATTGACCTGATAAAGATATTCAGCCCGTTTATCTTCTCCAGTTTAAAATTATTACCCTATTTCCTGCTTTGGACACTGTTTACTTTTATTTATGTGTTGATGCCAAACACGAAGGTTAAATTCAGATCCGGATTGCTGGCTGGTATGGTGGCAGGTACTATCTACCAGCTTGCCCAGGTGGGATATATCTATTTACAGGTCGCCATTGCCAAAAACAACCCGGTCTATGCCAGTCTGGTGGCTTTGCCGCTTCTGTTGATATGGCTTCAAGCGAGCTGGGCCATTATTCTTATTGGCGCCGAGGTCTCTTTTGCCCACCAAAATGTGGAAATGTACGAATTTGAACCTGATTATCTTAACATAAGTCCGCATTTCAAAAAGCTGCTTTCTCTGCAGATCGCCCATTTGTTAATAAATAAATTTGCCAGAGGTGACAATCCTTCAACTGCCGCACAGATTTCACAAACGCTGGAAATTCCCATTCGTATGGTGCATCGAATACTTGATGAACTCGTTGCATGCAAGATAATTTCCGATATGAAAACAGGGGAATATGAAGAGTTCACCTACCAGCCCGCTCTTGATATTAACCTGTTGACCATAAAATATATCATTGATGCTCTTGATCAAAGAGGTGTCAGCCATATCCCTGTGGCGCACACCAAAGAACTGAAAGCGCTGTCGGAAGCTTTAAGAGAGCTTGCGGATGCAATTGATCATTCTCCTGCAAACAGACTGTTAAAAGATATTTAA
- a CDS encoding ABC transporter permease, translating into MKTWQRFKDSYFFYSFKRDPVAFTSFSIFFFLVLISFMAPIIAPYSPYDTSTIDIMDIEIPPQWMEEGDERFLLGTDNMGRDLFSTMLYGLRTSVIIGIGAVLFQALLGIMVGLTAGYLGGRVDAFLMRIADIQFAIPYLMVAIITSAIFQIAFGVGRFEELALPLLVVIIGISEWPKYARTVRASVLGEKNKEYVEASRVIGLNRRLIVYRHILPNTLTPVLVISTIQVAQAVMSEAALSFLGLGMPITKPSLGSLINAGFEYVFSGSWWITLFPGILLVTFTLVIILFGDWLRDVLNPKLYKG; encoded by the coding sequence ATGAAAACATGGCAAAGATTTAAAGACTCATATTTTTTCTACAGCTTTAAACGCGATCCGGTCGCGTTCACCAGTTTTTCCATATTTTTTTTCCTGGTCCTGATCAGTTTTATGGCTCCCATAATCGCACCGTACAGTCCGTATGACACCTCCACCATCGATATTATGGATATCGAAATTCCACCGCAGTGGATGGAAGAAGGGGATGAAAGATTTTTATTAGGTACCGATAACATGGGCCGGGATTTATTCAGTACCATGCTATATGGTCTGCGTACCTCAGTGATTATTGGAATCGGGGCCGTACTGTTTCAAGCTCTACTTGGTATCATGGTGGGATTGACCGCCGGTTATCTCGGTGGACGGGTAGATGCTTTTTTAATGAGAATTGCGGATATACAATTTGCAATACCTTATCTTATGGTCGCTATCATCACCAGTGCCATATTTCAAATCGCGTTCGGGGTTGGGCGTTTTGAAGAGCTGGCACTACCTCTGTTGGTTGTTATCATTGGCATTTCAGAATGGCCCAAATACGCCAGGACAGTAAGGGCTTCCGTTTTAGGAGAAAAGAATAAGGAGTATGTGGAGGCGTCTAGGGTGATCGGGCTTAACCGCAGACTGATAGTGTATCGGCACATTCTGCCCAATACTTTGACACCGGTGCTTGTTATTTCGACCATCCAAGTGGCACAGGCAGTTATGAGCGAGGCCGCACTTTCCTTTTTGGGATTGGGAATGCCGATTACCAAACCCTCTCTGGGTTCGTTGATCAATGCCGGCTTTGAATATGTGTTCAGTGGTTCCTGGTGGATTACACTTTTTCCGGGTATTCTTCTGGTGACGTTTACCTTGGTAATCATTCTTTTTGGGGATTGGCTGCGGGATGTGTTAAACCCCAAACTGTACAAGGGATAA
- a CDS encoding oligopeptide/dipeptide ABC transporter ATP-binding protein, whose product MMEKNNGLLTIKNLIKHFDISGGLLEQLRFSKGKISRKRTVVKAVNDVSFSIKAGETLSVVGESGCGKSTLARTILGLYPPNSGEVYYRGDRIDHLSSKEMLPYRAKMQMIFQDPYASLNPRMTVQRTLEEPVLFHNRSISNNEVQKKVEDVMEQVGVDPQWVDRYPHEFSGGQRQRISIARALMVDPEFVVADEPVSALDVSIQAQILNLMMDAQEKRGLTYLFITHDLSVVKHISTRVAVMYLGTLCELATVRELFESKRHPYTKALLSAIPILGEKKPKHIKLKGEVPTPINLPPGCIFHGRCEYVNERCKIEIPKIRKLDSGALVACHGVEEGRL is encoded by the coding sequence ATGATGGAAAAAAATAACGGACTGCTTACAATCAAAAACCTGATCAAACATTTTGATATTTCCGGAGGCCTGCTTGAACAGCTTAGATTTTCCAAAGGAAAGATTTCGCGGAAGCGAACCGTGGTTAAGGCTGTCAATGATGTCAGTTTTTCAATTAAAGCGGGAGAAACCTTGAGTGTGGTTGGAGAAAGCGGATGCGGGAAGTCCACCCTTGCCCGAACAATACTGGGGTTATACCCGCCAAACAGCGGCGAAGTTTACTATCGCGGAGATCGAATCGACCATCTTTCTTCCAAGGAGATGCTACCCTATCGGGCAAAAATGCAGATGATATTTCAGGATCCCTATGCTTCACTGAATCCCAGAATGACGGTGCAGAGAACATTGGAAGAACCGGTCTTATTTCATAATAGATCGATTTCCAATAATGAAGTCCAAAAAAAAGTCGAGGATGTCATGGAGCAGGTCGGTGTGGACCCGCAATGGGTGGACAGGTACCCCCATGAATTTTCCGGCGGTCAGAGACAGAGGATCAGTATTGCCAGGGCATTGATGGTGGACCCTGAGTTTGTTGTCGCGGACGAACCGGTGTCTGCCCTGGATGTTTCCATCCAGGCACAGATTTTAAACCTGATGATGGATGCCCAGGAAAAACGGGGTTTGACTTACCTGTTTATCACCCACGACCTGTCCGTTGTAAAGCATATCAGCACAAGGGTTGCGGTGATGTATCTGGGGACCCTATGCGAACTGGCTACAGTGAGAGAACTGTTTGAATCAAAGCGGCACCCATATACAAAAGCGCTTTTAAGCGCGATACCGATACTGGGAGAGAAAAAACCAAAACATATCAAATTAAAAGGCGAAGTACCCACCCCCATAAACCTGCCCCCGGGCTGCATTTTTCATGGTCGGTGCGAATATGTAAATGAGCGCTGTAAAATAGAAATACCGAAAATCAGAAAACTCGATTCAGGAGCATTGGTCGCATGCCACGGCGTGGAAGAAGGAAGGTTGTAA